The sequence TGTTAACAAAATATTGGACAAAACTATAACACTTACAAGCTAAGAggtcttcttgaaaaaaaaattttcttccatttttcaagAAATTAAGTGCCTTTCTCTATAATGGTTTCTAGGGTGATATCGGGCACAGGTCCCAATAAGAGAGCCATTTATCAGAAATCACAATTCTAATTATATGGTGTGTTTTAAAACTGTTACAGAAGCTCTATTACTTCTATATAAGAAGCTCTCAATtcttattttcatgtgttttaaaacttttatagaaGCTCCTGTTAGAAGAGAGTCAGCACCCAAAGACACCATAGATCAACTCATACTTTGTCCTCATGAAAAATTCCTGGAACTATGCCAAAAGGAGGCTGGAATGGTAAGACAATCAATGCATGGAATGGGGGTAAAATGAAGTAGAAATGTTCTTTACATAATTTTCCTTATGATGTCTTAAGCCActaaaataattagtaaataatatagATTGGTAATTTCATTCTATTAAGAGAATTATATAGGCAATAATAagttaataatgctgcaatgtatTATTAAACCTACATACCCCTTATATAGACATGTGAGTTTAATTATGACCAACATAGACAAATAGGtatgtttttaatgttcaaaGATTTGAAATGGATCTTAAATACATTGTTTTGGTTAAATGGAagacaggagaaaaggagagaaaatattctAGTGCACTTCACAAAACCATTATAAAATGTCCACATCTGTTCTTGCTCACCACTCTGGGATTTCCCTCTTTTATTCATAACCAAATTAAAGTTCACTGTCCATTTCCAACTGCTTTCTTTCAGAAACTCCATCTCCTATCAATTAGTAGAGAGTAAATAATTAGCTCTGGCAAAAGTTAACAGATAAATGGTAGCTGTCATATCCTTGAGAGAATAACTGGCTATACTGTggatatgaggaaaaaaaatgtgacgCATTTAACTTGCCTTTGTTCTGCAGATTTATCCAATAAGAGAGAAGGGGAGCCGCACTCGTCTGGCTCTCATCATCTGTAACACGGAGTTTGACCACCTCCCAAGGCGTAATGGGTCCAACCATGACATCATTGGAATGAAGGGGCTGCTTGAGAACCTGGGCTACAGTGTACATGTGGAAAAGGATCTTACAGCTAGGGTAAGAGTCTCTTCCATGTGTAGTACATGTAAACCTACATGCCCATATACTTCTAATGACTTGCTTTGTAATTTGGGGCCATTTATTTAACTTGTCtgaaacttgcttttttaaatttaaaattaaaaaggtaaaggTGGTGTTTGTAATTATCTATACTTTCTTTGAGTGGTATTTACACATATGCATGAGCATATATATGTACCCTCATACATATTTCAACCACAATGCTGTCATTATtattgtggttatttttattatttttaaaccaaaaactGTTCACTTTATGTAGGActtacacacacacgcacacgcacatacacacagttTGTTCCAGAATGTGGTGATGTGGTGACAGCTGGAGGAGGCGATCAGTCACACAGAAGGCACTGTAGTCATAGAAGACACAGCCACTATGGAGAGTAATCCTCTCTTCTATTACTCTCCAATTTCCTTAAATCTCCTGCTAGTGCCTCCTATTGGCCAAACACCATTTGAAGCTTGTTGGCAAGAAAGCTCAACAGGTCCATGATCCAGAAagccacaaaataaagaagataatagCAATAAATGGACTTGGGGAttggaagtaaaaaataatcaacaGAGCAAAGTGATATCAGAGGAGGTAGAGGAATAAGAAGTGCCAGAATTCTATCACTCTCTCGATCTGCAGAACAAATGTACTGACAGAAACAGTTTGAAGTAACTATGTTGGAATTCTGGAGTTTATGTGAACACATACGACTTCCAGGGAAGATCTTGGCTAATAAGTTGACATTAATTTCAATCAGTTTGAGCTGTGAGTACAGTAGTGACTACCAATTGCTCACTCCCAAGTCCTGTAGTAGGTAGCTACAGGGACTACAACCTACATTTATGGCACTACCTGATGGATCCAGCTTTGGCAATAAGGACATTCTCCTCCAAATATCAGGATCTATGTTCTCATTATATTGTTGACTTAGGTTGTGGTGTGGTAGGCACAGAAGCTGGATACCATTGTTTCAATGCCCACAGACTTAGGTAGCTTCCAGAAGATTTAAAGAGCTgtagcttttctttcatttgtttgtttttgacattCAAAACCAATTGTGAATATGGAATGATTTAGAAAGCAATCATTTATGTTCAGGTATTTAAAAAGTACCTGAGAAAACCAAGCTTTCAGCTTATGCTAATCTCTGGCACATAGATACACtaaactactactactactactactactactactactactactaccaataaatataataaacagaaacaataaGACCGCAAATCTTGGGGTAAGGGGAGGAACTGACTTCTGAAGttacaatacaattaaaatatctagtttttaacaaaaaaatcacaatgcaCATGAGGATGCAGGAAAGCAGAGGCcattcaaaggaacaaaataaaaagaaaaaaactatccATGAGGAAGCCCAGACTTATTAATACAAACTTTAAATAACTATATTAAACATGCTCAAAAGGTTAAAGGAAAGAATTGTCAAAGACAAGAATAAGATATATGAACAAAGTAAGCATATTaataaagagatgaaaattatgaaaagaagttataaaagaaattctggagttgaaaagtaTAATTAAgtggaatagaaaaacaaatgtgaaaaatcaatgaaactaaaacctggtttttcaaaacaaatcaacaaaactgacaaatctttagctaaatttacaaagacaaaaagaaaaataaataaaatcagaaatgaaggagacattATTCTGtacttatgaaaataaaaaggattataaaagAGTACTGTACTATAAATGATTGTTAACACAAAGAAGTGGATAACTTAGATGAAGTagacaaattcttagaaacaaacaacctaataaaactgaattatgaagatatagaaaattaaaaaataatctatacCAGAAGAAGATTACTaataaagaaaactcaaaacaaataaaagttctGGACCAGATGTCTTCATTGGTGAATTCCAGCCagcatttaaagaaataacaccaGCCTTTCtcaaagtctttgaaaaataatgaagagaaaggaaagttcTTAACCTTCTACAAGGCCAGAATTATTTCAATactaaaactagataaagacatgacaagaaaaaaattacacaatgATATCCATAatgaatatagatgtaaaattctcaacaaaataataatgaatggaATATTAAAAGGGTATTTATGCTGAGCAAGTAGGAGTTTTTCCAGTAACGTAAGAGCATTTTGACATAAGAAATTCAATCCatgtaatacatcatattaataaaatgaagggGGGAACACAATTTCAAATGGTACATCAAATTACATATGAAAAAACCAACattctttcatgataaaaacttccagaaaactataaataaagaaaaaattatcagCATAATAAAGGGTATTTATGAAAAACTCCATGGTGAAAGGCTGAAATATTCTCACTGAGATCAGGAAAAATACAAGGGTAACTGCTTTCACTGCTGCTATTTTACATCATCATAGAAGTTTTAGACAGAgctattaaacataaaaaaatacataaacatccAAATTGTAAATGAGGAGGTAAAATTGTCTCCATTCACAGATGACATATTCTACatatagaaaatcccaaagaattcACAAGAAATCTactagactaaaaaaaaattcagcaaattTGCAGAGTAgattaacacacacaaaaattagttGTTTCTATATACCAGCAATCAATACCTGAAAAGAAAAGTAGAGATGTAATTTTATTTACAGTTAACACCTATAAtttatacttagaaataaatctaacaaaagagATGAAATACTTGTACGGTGAAAATTAGATAACACTTTatgaaagaaactaaggaaatctaaataagtaaaaatataaccTACTTTTATAACACTATTATTAAGATGTTGATACTAGCCAAAGTGATCTAAAGATGCAAcataatctctatcaaaattccaacagcctgttttttttgttttgttttgttttttttagaaatagaaaagccAATGCTCAAATCATAGGAAATTTAAAGGAGACCCAAATAGGCAAAGCTGtttggaaaaagaatgaagttggaggactCATACTTCTCAACTTTGAAGTGCACTACAAAGCTACATTAACTAATACAATATGTTAGAAACATAAGGActgacatgtagatcaatggaatataATAGAACATCCAGGAATAAACCCTTGTATCTGTGGTCAATCGATTTTCGACAAGGGTGCTGAAACtattgaaaaggggaaaaaagtcaacAAGTCGCATTGGGAAAAAGGGATATTCAACATGCTAAAAGATAAAGTTGGACCCTTACTTTACatcatatataaaattaactcaaaaatgaatcaaagaactAAAATAGTAGAACTCTTAGtataaaactttggaaaaacTCTTTATAACATCAGATTTGGAAACAACTGTATGGACTGTCACCAAAAAActgacaataaaagaaaaaagtagacaaaatggacttctcaaaattaagaacttttttGCCTTAATGAATACAATCAATTAAGTGAAAAGATAACATTTAATGGGGCAAAATGGTGATATATCTTATATCTGATAAGGAACTAATATTCGGAATAGATAAAACActtctaaaactcaacaacaCTTGCAGTTATTGCCTGTTGAATATGgtgctggcagtgagtttgtcacatatggcctttattatgtgtaggtaggttccctctattcccactttggtgagagttgttatcataaatggatgctggattttatcataagctttttctgcatctgttgatatgatcacatggtttttatccttcatgttgtttatgtggtaaatcatgtttattgattttcagatgtACCAACCTGGCATTCCAAGCATAAATCCTACCTGATCATGATGTGTGATTTTTttgatgtatgatttttttcatgtatttggcttgctaatattttgttgaggattttagcatctatgttcatcagggatattggcctataattatcagaggaatgcaaattaaaactacgctgtgatatcatctcacacctgtcagaatagctatcatcaaataagtcaacaaacaagtcctggcaaggatgtagagaaagggaaaccctcttgcactgtttgtgggaatgcagatcggtgcagtcactatggaaagcaccatagagatacctcaaaaagttaaacatgaatctgccttttgacccagtgatcctacttctgggaatatatccaaaggaatacAAAACCctaaatttgaaagaacatacatatccttgtgttcattgcagtgttgtttacaattgCCTAGATAGATAAGTGGATGAAACAACTGtgaaacatttacacaatggattaccactcagccataaaaatgaagaaaattttaccctttgtaacagtatggatggacgtgaaataagccagtcatagaaatgtgaataccatatgatttcactcatatatggaatctaatgaacaaactgaactaacaagcaaataaAGACAGTCATAGATACGGGGCAGAATGAAAACTAAGTGGGGTGGAGGTTAGGTCgtagaggaattgagcaaaaaagaaaaaggacttatagacatggacaacagtggcaTGATTGCATGGGAAGGGGAGTATGAGGAgtctgaatggtaatggaaaggatacaataaaaattttagaaactcAACAACAAATATACAAACAACTCAATTCAAAAGTAGGAAAAATACTTGAATAGTCATTTCtctaaaaaagatacagaaatgttCATCTATTGAGGAAGTTCAAGTCAAAAGAACAATGAGACAACACTGCACACCCACTAGGTAGGCTATTAGaaacatacacactcacacacaattataggtattggcaaggatgtagtAAAATTGGTAACCTGTGCATTATTGGTAGAAATGTAGAATAgtgcatccactatggaaaacagtttggcagtttctcaaaatgttacaCCATTATACAACCCATCAATAtatactcctaggtatatatccaaaataacTGAAAGCACAGACTAGAAGAGATATttgtatataattgttcatagtagcattaaccacaatagctaaaatgtgggaacaatccaagtgtccatcaacagctgaatggataaacaaaatacagtatatacttGCAATGgcatattactcagctataaaaaggaatgaaattttgatACATGAATGgtccttaaaaacattatgtttattgaaataagtcagaaaaagaaaatcaatagcCATTGCCATTCATAATTCCACTTATCTTTACCTAGAGTATGCAAATTCACAGAAAAAGGTAGCAGAATAAGGTTACCCAGGGCTAGAAGATGAGATAAAGTGGAATTATTGTGTGGTGGGTGCAGACATGTTGTTGGAGATGATGAAGTTTTCTGTACAGATAATTGTGATGTTTATAGAacactataaatatatttagtgCCACTCAATTGTATCTGTGAATgtttaaaatggtaattatgATAGTATGTTGTGAAATATTTGCCAGAATTATTCTAGTGACTGTGACAttaacagcaacaacagcaaaataacaataatagtggCCACTCTGAGCATCTTCTATATTTTGGTCACTGTAAAATGCCAGGCAATTgtcatttattctttctattcCTCAAAGCATTAGTGATAGAAAAGGGTATTATGATTTGATGTTTAAAGGTCACTCTTTTTCAGGACATGAAGTCAGTTCTGGAGGCATTTGCTGCCCTCCCAGAGCACAAATCTTCAGACAGCACATTCTTGGTGTTCATGTCTCATGGCATCCTGGATAGAATCTGTGGGACTCTGCATGATAATGACAAATCAGATGTGCTACATTATGACACCATATTCCAAATTTTCAACAATCGAAACTGCTGCCATCTTAAGGATAAACCCAAGGTCATCATCATTCAGGCCTGCAGAGGTGGTGAGTTCTGATGGGGTCTGCAGCTCAGGGAAGCATGTATCATGCAAGTTTTTACTGGGTGTTTTATATTTAGTGAAAATAACTTTGTGCTTCACTTTTGTGCAATTATACCAAATACACTTCTTTGGAGAGAATATCTAGTGATGACAATAGAGAGACtgatacacaaataaatataaatgccaTCCACTGTTAGTGAACCATAGCAAGTGATGATGATATTAATGTTAACTCTATCTTTATGTGGAATTTTTGAAATTGTGGCATAAAATGACTTTAATTTCAACATTTGCTAATCAAAATTTTAAGATCTCTGATCTGAGAAGTATTTTATATGATCATGAGGGATTAAAATATAACACGATGCTAAGTAAGTGAAAGTATCCAGACCCcaaattttacatattatataattctatttgTATAGAATATGGAAAAAACAAAGCATAGGGATAAAACCAAGTCAATGACTGTCAGAAGTGAAGGATGGAAGGTCTATTATTAGTTGCAGTGGTAATTACATGACTACATAGTTATCAAAAACAATcaagctgtacacttaaaaagtaaattttactgtatgtaaattatacttcaattaacAAAGATAGATTAATTGTGGCATTGTTTTCTGCCATACATATTTTAGCTTAATCTttaatatgattatatcaattgtGAAATGGCttagaagggaaaaataacaatgggaaagggaaggaaaaaattgttttagaaTCTTATGTCTGTTGTTGAATTGAGCAGATATTTCCTTCCTTGACTTTCAATGTTATTTTACTATCATTAAACCCAAAACTGATTACTTTACTTAGGAATAGTCAATAGTAGTTTATAATACCTTTACTGTCCATGATCAACAGGCACGTTCCAGGTCCAGATGGTAGTTGCTATTGCTATTCATTGATACCCTGTTAGATATGAGCAGAGATAATGTTGTGTTATGCCTATCCTGTATGTGTATGATTAATTGAAACACCTTCATTAAGAGCTTCCTATTTATTTAGTTGTCAAAGAATCGCTAAAATGGGTCTAGCTGTGAATAACATAATAGGATGGTGTCCCCTCAGCAAACAACGGAGAGGTATGGGTCAGTGATTCACCAGTGGCCTTAGCAGACAGCTCTGCACAGCCTCCAGAGGACCTGAAGGATGATGGTGTCCACAAGACCCACGTGGAGAAGGATTTTGTTGCTTTCTGCTCCTCAACCCCACGTATGTGTCTTTCACTTGTAGGCAAGGTTTTGTGGGAATCAGACCTGCCTTCCTCCATAATTTGGCTCAGTATTCCAGGgaatgtgaaacacagagtttattattatattattatttattaatttttatatcaattatgtatattacaactataaacctacttttctgtgtgtgtgtatagatagatagatagatagatagatagatagtctCTAACATATCTCTATCAGCTAAATACTATTATGTCATTCaccagataaggaaactaaagcttACAAAAACTGTATCAATTGCCTGGATAAACAATGGTAGTATTTAGATATAAATCCAAGTCAGTTTGACTATGAAGTTTAGGCTGTTTTAGATAACCcaacaaaaataatagagaagCTATATTACTTAAACATTTGGACCGTTTCAAAGTCAGAAACATGTAGACTTTTGTGCCTAGGAATGTGCTACAGAAATACCAGAACACATCAGTCTCAGCAAAAGCAGTCTCTGTCCATGACTGATCTAAGAACTGAACCATCCAGTGTTAACTAAGAGAGAGCACCTTCAGGGTTATCTGCTGGCTGGCCTCCTATCTGAAGAGGGCATTGATGGTGTAACATTGAAACATCTTCTGTGCCAAACAGATGTGTGTTCAATGACTGCTCCATCAATTTATAGCTGTTAGgccttgaaaaacattttaacactaagtgagaaaatattttctagaaaatatgaTCTATAGAATCAATTTAAACACATCAGTATTAGA is a genomic window of Phyllostomus discolor isolate MPI-MPIP mPhyDis1 chromosome 6, mPhyDis1.pri.v3, whole genome shotgun sequence containing:
- the LOC114499889 gene encoding caspase-13-like → MADKRLYEKRKIFVNSVSEDTLNNLLDDVLNEKVLNQEESEKVKKGNVTTIGKARDLIDFVIPKGPIASQIFIGYICKRDSTLASKLGFPSEAPVRRESAPKDTIDQLILCPHEKFLELCQKEAGMIYPIREKGSRTRLALIICNTEFDHLPRRNGSNHDIIGMKGLLENLGYSVHVEKDLTARDMKSVLEAFAALPEHKSSDSTFLVFMSHGILDRICGTLHDNDKSDVLHYDTIFQIFNNRNCCHLKDKPKVIIIQACRGANNGEVWVSDSPVALADSSAQPPEDLKDDGVHKTHVEKDFVAFCSSTPHNVSWRRESGSLFITQLINYIKKYSWCCHLTEIFMMVQQSFEEPGVKAQMPTLERQTMTRHFYLFPGN